One segment of Anastrepha obliqua isolate idAnaObli1 chromosome 3, idAnaObli1_1.0, whole genome shotgun sequence DNA contains the following:
- the LOC129241193 gene encoding small VCP/p97-interacting protein, which yields MGSLCSSCFGSNGESSNLMPSPETRRQQQLEAAERRREENERRGIKNPDGVRRQQQRAEEKEKREEEAARVGGGAPVLKWQAN from the exons ATGGGGTCACTGTGCTCGTCATGTTTTGGAAGCAATGGTGAATCATCTAATTTGATGCCTTCACCG GAAACACGTCGTCAGCAGCAGCTTGAAGCAGCGGAACGGCGCCGGGAAGAAAATGAACGGAGAGGTATTAAGAATCCAGATGGTGTTAGGCGACAACAACAGCGTgctgaagaaaaagaaaaaagagaagAGGAGGCGGCACGTGTGGGTGGTGGTGCACCAGTCCTAAAG TGGCAAGCGAATTAA
- the LOC129240877 gene encoding uncharacterized protein LOC129240877 — MIKIVKLLCYLLFLTTEIHCKRFIVKRKTTTAIPKNATESWTGNWFPHPPLPNDSWKGKWFPYAPYTNIQTLDVTHKKQLSASEICDDGKQYIGLDYDPNDVRKSFEHLCLANRSLFEPNMNREALRKEYFIPPAYVAHSKCLNETISYDTPLPTYGAFRPIPPKYGSYIFLPAQRWLTSLSQGAVVMLYHPCANNGQVKVLQNTLRSCLYRHIITPSLALSPKRPIALVAWGKSLEMSVVDDKLVVDFIKQSAKQGPNFSSKQQNNTKIYEAGLLQEAHLITDENDIEVCGYKEGM; from the exons atGATAAAGATTGTTAAATtgctttgttatttgttatttttaactACTGAAATTCATTGCAAACGCTTTATTGTGAAACGTAAGACTACTACCGCCATTCCCAAAAATGCTACAGAGTCGTGGACAGGCAACTGGTTTCCCCATCCACCACTACCAAATGATTCGTGGAAGGGTAAATGGTTTCCTTACGCTCCTTATACGAATATACAAACTTTAGATGTGACTCACAAAAAACAACTCAGTGCATCCGAAATATGTGATGACGGCAAG CAATACATTGGACTCGACTATGATCCAAATGATGTGCGAAAATCTTTCGAACACCTCTGTTTAGCCAATCGCTCTTTATTTGAACCAAATATGAACCGTGAAGCATTGAGAAAAGAGTATTTTATTCCACCCGCATACGTAGCGCATAGCAAGTGCCTTAATGAAACAATTAGTTATGATACTCCGCTACCCACTTATGGCGCATTCCGACCTATCCCTCCAAAATATGGCTCGTATATATTTCTACCAGCACAACGATGGCTCACATCACTTTCCCAGGGAGCAGTAGTAATGCTTTACCATCCATGTGCTAATAATGGCCAAGTGAAAGTGCTGCAAAATACACTTCGGTCTTGTTTATATCGCCACATCATAACACCTTCGCTAGCTTTAAGTCCAAAACGTCCCATTGCTTTAGTGGCATGGGGAAAGAGCTTGGAAATGTCTGTAGTGGACGATAAGTTAGTTGTGGATTTCATTAAACAAAGTGCAAAACAGggcccaaatttttcatcgaAGCAACAAAATAATACGAAAATATATGAAGCAGGCTTATTGCAGGAGGCACATTTAATCACCGATGAGAATGATATAGAGGTCTGTGGATATAAAGAAGGGATGTAA
- the LOC129242679 gene encoding zinc finger protein ZFP2-like isoform X2 — translation MSLTFWDICNDLKTFLESICRTCSRIENGDGQLQFKRIFAPVEESQSTFAEEVHEYRASDDIKDVYDEILLWKLNIKPNDGLPQQICHECLDRLNGVKNFRNLCLDTQTLLQSYINHVDTLLESGSLGHLSPRGESIKSESRTSPAPLLFNPEDLVEESPETPERMQQNSPVLSPRMQQVHQSPRYSKELVYAESSMGTPPPLFDEMKTEPIDMETMEYLKAESDPETKQNSVQNSAQSLDILHPLNFISSSEDEATDDGNVTDTETDVMSHDANYVPRQSLQCKICFAIFPKRFLLKEHRLLLHPQEKPFICNICSKGFKTNFLLSQHKHKHSRLDSIKCEQCGKHFRSQLHLQRHNKNFHLTSTYTCHICNEQFENYTQMRFQYHVRQHGEKRFQCQFCEKSFHQKIHQINHERTHTKEQPFRCDVCGKCYRQQTACREHMLTHKDPTPFKCSICQKGFTQRSSLRMHLRGHSNHSMKPLFNCDLCGQTFTKETQFEWHKLNHKSYSHKVFDCKLCDKSFQKKQLLLLHERQCHGNIIEEEGDSESGFLYDSHFNNLLPHRTDADNIDKDLLSLFTK, via the exons ATGTCTCTGACATTCTGGGATATTTGCAATGATctcaaaacatttttggaaagcaTTTGTCGCACCTGTAGCCGGATTGAAAATGGTGATGGGCAGTTGCAATTTAAACGTATATTCGCCCCTGTTGAAGAGTCGCAGTCTACATTTGCCGAAGAAGTCCATGAATACCGTGCAAGCGATGATATCAAAGATGTATACGATGAAATACTACTTTGGAAACTTAAT ATCAAACCAAATGACGGATTGCCACAGCAGATTTGTCATGAATGCTTGGATCGTTTGAATGGCGTAAAAAATTTTCGCAACCTTTGCCTAGATACGCAAACACTTTTACAATCTTATATTAATCATGTGGATACGCTTTTGGAGTCTGGCAGTTTAGGACATTTGTCCCCTAGAGGAGAATCGATAAAAAGCGAATCGCGCACTTCACCAGCGCCTTTGTTATTTAACCCAGAGGACTTGGTAGAAGAGTCCCCCGAAACTCCTGAACGCATGCAGCAAAATTCTCCCGTGTTAAGTCCTAGAATGCAGCAAGTGCATCAAAGCCCTCGCTACAGTAAAGAGCTTGTCTACGCGGAAAGTTCTATGGGCACACCTCCACCACTATTTGACGAAATGAAAACTGAGCCAATTGACATGGAGACAATGGAGTATTTAAAAGCAGAGTCTGACCCTGAAACTAAACAAAATTCAGTTCAAAATTCTGCTCAATCTTTAGATATTTTGCATCCATTGAATTTTATCAGTAGCAGTGAGGACGAAGCCACCGATGATGGAAATGTGACGGATACTGAGACAGATGTAATGTCTCACGATGCAAATTACGTCCCCCGACAGTCGTTGcagtgtaaaatttgttttgcgatATTTCCCAAGCGCTTTCTGCTAAAAGAACATCGCTTACTGTTGCATCCACAAGAAAAACcatttatttgtaatatttgttcGAAAGGATTCAAGACTAATTTTCTTTTGTCTCAACACAAGCACAAACATAGTCGTCTTGACTCAATAAAATGTGAACAATGTGGCAAGCATTTCCGCAGTCAACTGCATCTGCAACGGCACAATAAGAATTTTCATCTTACATCCACTTACACATGCCACATTTGTAATGAGCAATTCGAGAACTACACACAAATGCGATTTCAATATCACGTGCGGCAGCATGGCGAAAAACGTTTTCAATGCCAATTCTGTGAAAAGTCATTTCATCAGAAAATCCATCAAATCAACCATGAACGTACACACACAAAGGAGCAGCCGTTCCGATGTGATGTCTGCGGAAAGT GTTACCGTCAGCAAACAGCTTGCCGCGAACACATGTTGACGCACAAGGACCCTACTCCATTTAAATGTTCGATTTGTCAAAAAG GTTTTACTCAACGATCAAGTTTGCGTATGCATTTACGTGGCCACAGCAATCATAGTATGAAACCGCTTTTTAATTGCGATTTATGTGGGCAGACTTTCACTAAGGAAACACAATTTGAGTGGCACAAATTGAATCATAAATCATATT CTCATAAAGTATTTGACTGCAAGTTGTGTGATAAATCGTTTCAAAAAAAGCAGTTGCTTTTACTGCATGAACGCCAGTGTCATGGAAATATTATTGAAGAGGAAGGAGATTCAGAGAGCGGGTTTCTCTATGATTCTCACTTTAATA ATCTGCTACCGCACCGGACTGATGCAGACAATATTGACAAGGACTTATTATCATTATTTACTAAGTAA
- the LOC129242679 gene encoding zinc finger protein ZFP2-like isoform X1, with the protein MSLTFWDICNDLKTFLESICRTCSRIENGDGQLQFKRIFAPVEESQSTFAEEVHEYRASDDIKDVYDEILLWKLNIKPNDGLPQQICHECLDRLNGVKNFRNLCLDTQTLLQSYINHVDTLLESGSLGHLSPRGESIKSESRTSPAPLLFNPEDLVEESPETPERMQQNSPVLSPRMQQVHQSPRYSKELVYAESSMGTPPPLFDEMKTEPIDMETMEYLKAESDPETKQNSVQNSAQSLDILHPLNFISSSEDEATDDGNVTDTETDVMSHDANYVPRQSLQCKICFAIFPKRFLLKEHRLLLHPQEKPFICNICSKGFKTNFLLSQHKHKHSRLDSIKCEQCGKHFRSQLHLQRHNKNFHLTSTYTCHICNEQFENYTQMRFQYHVRQHGEKRFQCQFCEKSFHQKIHQINHERTHTKEQPFRCDVCGKCYRQQTACREHMLTHKDPTPFKCSICQKGFTQRSSLRMHLRGHSNHSMKPLFNCDLCGQTFTKETQFEWHKLNHKSYCKEPANIFGLETQTSLGLSHKVFDCKLCDKSFQKKQLLLLHERQCHGNIIEEEGDSESGFLYDSHFNNLLPHRTDADNIDKDLLSLFTK; encoded by the exons ATGTCTCTGACATTCTGGGATATTTGCAATGATctcaaaacatttttggaaagcaTTTGTCGCACCTGTAGCCGGATTGAAAATGGTGATGGGCAGTTGCAATTTAAACGTATATTCGCCCCTGTTGAAGAGTCGCAGTCTACATTTGCCGAAGAAGTCCATGAATACCGTGCAAGCGATGATATCAAAGATGTATACGATGAAATACTACTTTGGAAACTTAAT ATCAAACCAAATGACGGATTGCCACAGCAGATTTGTCATGAATGCTTGGATCGTTTGAATGGCGTAAAAAATTTTCGCAACCTTTGCCTAGATACGCAAACACTTTTACAATCTTATATTAATCATGTGGATACGCTTTTGGAGTCTGGCAGTTTAGGACATTTGTCCCCTAGAGGAGAATCGATAAAAAGCGAATCGCGCACTTCACCAGCGCCTTTGTTATTTAACCCAGAGGACTTGGTAGAAGAGTCCCCCGAAACTCCTGAACGCATGCAGCAAAATTCTCCCGTGTTAAGTCCTAGAATGCAGCAAGTGCATCAAAGCCCTCGCTACAGTAAAGAGCTTGTCTACGCGGAAAGTTCTATGGGCACACCTCCACCACTATTTGACGAAATGAAAACTGAGCCAATTGACATGGAGACAATGGAGTATTTAAAAGCAGAGTCTGACCCTGAAACTAAACAAAATTCAGTTCAAAATTCTGCTCAATCTTTAGATATTTTGCATCCATTGAATTTTATCAGTAGCAGTGAGGACGAAGCCACCGATGATGGAAATGTGACGGATACTGAGACAGATGTAATGTCTCACGATGCAAATTACGTCCCCCGACAGTCGTTGcagtgtaaaatttgttttgcgatATTTCCCAAGCGCTTTCTGCTAAAAGAACATCGCTTACTGTTGCATCCACAAGAAAAACcatttatttgtaatatttgttcGAAAGGATTCAAGACTAATTTTCTTTTGTCTCAACACAAGCACAAACATAGTCGTCTTGACTCAATAAAATGTGAACAATGTGGCAAGCATTTCCGCAGTCAACTGCATCTGCAACGGCACAATAAGAATTTTCATCTTACATCCACTTACACATGCCACATTTGTAATGAGCAATTCGAGAACTACACACAAATGCGATTTCAATATCACGTGCGGCAGCATGGCGAAAAACGTTTTCAATGCCAATTCTGTGAAAAGTCATTTCATCAGAAAATCCATCAAATCAACCATGAACGTACACACACAAAGGAGCAGCCGTTCCGATGTGATGTCTGCGGAAAGT GTTACCGTCAGCAAACAGCTTGCCGCGAACACATGTTGACGCACAAGGACCCTACTCCATTTAAATGTTCGATTTGTCAAAAAG GTTTTACTCAACGATCAAGTTTGCGTATGCATTTACGTGGCCACAGCAATCATAGTATGAAACCGCTTTTTAATTGCGATTTATGTGGGCAGACTTTCACTAAGGAAACACAATTTGAGTGGCACAAATTGAATCATAAATCATATTGTAAGGAACCGGCAAATATATTTGGATTAGAAACCCAAACTTCACTTGGGCTAT CTCATAAAGTATTTGACTGCAAGTTGTGTGATAAATCGTTTCAAAAAAAGCAGTTGCTTTTACTGCATGAACGCCAGTGTCATGGAAATATTATTGAAGAGGAAGGAGATTCAGAGAGCGGGTTTCTCTATGATTCTCACTTTAATA ATCTGCTACCGCACCGGACTGATGCAGACAATATTGACAAGGACTTATTATCATTATTTACTAAGTAA
- the LOC129241159 gene encoding adenosylhomocysteinase-like 1: MNNLPDTPVPDPGSSGDKQEVVTVAPSKSSALKKTSRYRSRSLSASSTDSFSSASYTGSSSDDGDDVPPREKIQKNTKGNSDFCVRNIAGQHAFGRREIEIAEQEMPGIMALRKRAADDKPLKDAKIVGCTHINAQTAVLIETLVELGASVRWAACNIYSTQNEVAAALAEADIPIFAWRGETEEDFWWCIDRCVNAESWQPNMILDDGGDATHLMLKKYPTMFKLVKGIVEESVTGVHRLYQLSKAGKLTVPAMNVNDSVTKTKFDNLYSCKESILDSLKRSTDVMFGGKQVVVCGYGDVGKGCAQALKGQGCIVYITEIDPICALQASMDGFRVVKLNEVIRNVDIVVTATGNKNVVVREHMDKMKSGCIICNMGHSNTEIDVNGLRTPDLTWEKVRSQVDHIIWPEGKYIILLAEGRLVNLSCSSIPSFAVSITSATQALALIELFNAPPGRYKSDVYLLPKKMDEYVASLHLPTFDAHLTELTDEQAKYMGLNKAGPFKPNYYRY, encoded by the exons ATGAACAACCTGCCTGACACTCCAGTTCCCGATCCGGGTTCTAGCGGTGACAAACAAGAGGTGGTCACCGTTGCGCCTAGCAAGTCAAGTGCACTCAAAAAGACCAGTCGTTATCGTAGTCGCTCTCTATCTGCTTCATCTACAGATTCTTTTAGCTCAGCCTCATATACTGGCAGCAGCTCTGACGATGGTGACGATGTACCGCCACGCGAAAAAATCCAAAAGAACACCAAAGGCAATTCGGACTTTTGTGTACGTAACATTGCCGGTCAGCATGCTTTTGGCCGGCGTGAAATCGAAATAGCCGAACAGGAGATGCCGGGTATTATGGCACTTAGGAAGCGGGCAGCCGATGATAAGCCGCTAAAAGATGCGAAAATAGTCGGCTGTACGCACATTAATGCGCAAACAGCGGTACTCATTGAAACGTTGGTGGAGTTGGGTGCATCAGTGCGGTGGGCTGCATGCAACATATACTCGACGCAG AATGAAGTTGCTGCCGCCTTGGCTGAAGCGGATATACCCATTTTTGCATGGCGTGGCGAGACGGAGGAGGATTTCTGGTGGTGTATCGACCGTTGTGTAAATGCGGAGAGTTGGCAGCCGAATATGATATTGGACGATGGCGGCGACGCAACGCATTTGATGCTGAAAAAATACCCTACAATGTTCAAGTTGGTAAAGGGCATAGTAGAGGAGAGTGTCACCGGAGTGCATCGTCTGTATCAATTGTCGAAAGCTGGCAAACTAACTGTGCCCGCAATGAATGTCAACGATTCGGTAACAAAGACGAAATTCGACAATCTATACAGCTGCAAGGAGTCCATACTCGATAGCTTAAAACGTTCAACGGACGTAATGTTCGGTGGCAAACAGGTGGTCGTTTGCGGCTACGGTGATGTCGGCAAGGGCTGTGCACAGGCATTGAAGGGACAAGGTTGCATTGTATATATAACGGAAATAGATCCGATTTGCGCACTACAAGCCAGTATGGATGGGTTCCGTGTGGTTAAGCTTAACGAAGTGATACGCAATGTGGATATTGTGGTCACAGCAACTGGCAATAAGAATGTTGTGGTGCGTGAGCACATGGATAAAATGAAGAGTGGTTGCATTATATGCAACATGGGCCATTCAAATACCGAAATCGATGTGAATGGTCTGCGTACACCCGACTTGACGTGGGAGAAAGTACGCTCGCAGGTCGATCACATTATATGGCCCGAaggcaaatatattatattgctAGCTGAAGGTCGTCTCGTCAATTTGTCCTGCTCCAGCATACCATCGTTCGCTGTGTCAATTACTTCGGCCACACAGGCGCTCGCTCTAATCGAACTATTCAATGCACCACCTGGTCGGTATAAATCCGATGTATATTTGCTGCCGAAGAAAATGGACGAGTACGTGGCAAGTTTACACTTGCCCACGTTTGATGCACATTTGACCGAATTGACCGACGAACAAGCTAAGTATATGGGCCTTAATAAAGCCGGTCCTTTCAAGCCCAACTACTATAGATACTAA